In a genomic window of Phragmites australis chromosome 14, lpPhrAust1.1, whole genome shotgun sequence:
- the LOC133890786 gene encoding thioredoxin-like protein CDSP32, chloroplastic encodes MASTATFLSTLAGSAATASLNSTVPSGGNRGKVVRFLPASSAQSSRKRRAVLSPLRAAVSGTEKAQPAASKGKGKSEDERVVQVHSIEEFDGALKAAKNRLVVVEFAASHSESSSQIYPTMVQLSRTCGDVDFLLVMGDESEATKELCRREGITQVPHFSFYKGAEKVHEEEGIGPEQLAGDVLYYGDNHQAVVQLHSREGVEALINEHRGEEGKLVVLDVGLKHCGPCVKVYPTVVKLSRTMAESTVFARMNGDENDSCMEFLRDMDVVEVPTFLFIKDGKIAGRYVGSGKGELVGEILRYNGVRVTY; translated from the coding sequence ATGGCCTCCACCGCTACCTTCCTGTCCACCCTCGCCGGTTCCGCGGCCACCGCCAGCCTGAACAGCACCGTGCCGTCCGGCGGCAACAGAGGCAAGGTCGTCAGGTTCTTGCCGGCGTCGTCGGCGCAGAGCAGCCGAAAGCGGCGCGCGGTGCTGTCCCCGCTGAGGGCGGCGGTCTCCGGCACGGAGAAGGCGCAGCCGGCCGCTTcaaagggcaagggcaagaGCGAGGACGAGCGCGTGGTGCAGGTGCACAGCATCGAGGAGTTCGACGGCGCGCTGAAGGCGGCCAAGAACCgtctggtggtggtggagttcGCGGCGAGCCACAGCGAGAGCAGCAGCCAAATCTACCCGACTATGGTGCAGCTGAGCCGCACCTGCGGCGACGTGGACTTCCTGCTGGTGATGGGCGACGAGTCGGAGGCGACCAAAGAGCTGTGCCGCCGGGAGGGCATCACGCAGGTGCCCCACTTCTCCTTCTACAAGGGCGCCGAGAAGGTGCACGAGGAGGAAGGGATCGGCCCCGAGCAGCTCGCCGGCGATGTGCTCTACTACGGCGACAACCACCAAGCGGTGGTGCAGCTGCACTCGCGGGAGGGCGTGGAGGCGCTCATCAATGAGCACCGCGGCGAGGAGGGGAAGCTGGTGGTGCTCGACGTCGGACTCAAGCACTGCGGGCCCTGCGTGAAGGTGTACCCCACCGTGGTGAAGCTATCGCGGACCATGGCCGAGTCCACGGTGTTCGCGCGCATGAACGGCGACGAGAACGACAGCTGCATGGAGTTCCTCAGGGACATGGACGTCGTCGAGGTGCCCACCTTCCTCTTCATCAAGGACGGCAAGATCGCCGGACGCTACGTAGGCTCCGGCAAGGGGGAGCTCGTCGGCGAGATCCTCAGATACAATGGCGTCAGGGTCACCTAC